In Diceros bicornis minor isolate mBicDic1 chromosome 24, mDicBic1.mat.cur, whole genome shotgun sequence, the following are encoded in one genomic region:
- the PNMA1 gene encoding paraneoplastic antigen Ma1, with translation MAVTLLEDWCRGMDVNSQRALLVWGIPVNCDEAEIEETLQAAMPQVPYRVLGRMFWREENAKAALLELTGAVDYAAIPREMPGKGGVWKVVFKPPTSDAEFLERLHLFLAREGWTVQDVARVLGFQNPAQAPGPDMPAEMLNYILDNVIQPLVESIWYKKLTLFSGRDIPGPGEETFDPWLEHTNEVIEEWQVSDGEKRRRLMESLRGPAADVIRILKTNNPAITTTECLKALEQVFGSVESSRDAQVRFLNTYQNPGEKLSAYVIRLEPLLQKVVEKGAIDKDNVNQARLEQVIAGANHSGAIRRQLWLTGAAEGPAPNLFQLLVQIREEEAKEEEEEAEAALLQLGLEGHF, from the coding sequence ATGGCGGTGACACTGTTGGAAGACTGGTGCAGGGGAATGGATGTGAACTCCCAGAGAGCCCTGCTGGTCTGGGGGATCCCAGTGAACTGTGATGAGGCTGAAATCGAAGAGACCCTCCAGGCTGCGATGCCCCAGGTGCCCTATCGAGTGCTTGGGAGAATGTTCTGGAGGGAAGAGAATGCGAAAGCAGCCTTGTTAGAGCTCACTGGCGCTGTCGATTACGCCGCGATCCCCAGGGAGATGCCGGGTAAAGgaggggtctggaaagtggtcttTAAGCCCCCGACTTCCGATGCTGAATTTTTAGAAAGGCTGCATCTCTTCCTAGCAAGAGAGGGGTGGACCGTGCAAGATGTTGCCCGTGTCCTTGGGTTTCAGAACCCCGCTCAGGCCCCAGGCCCAGATATGCCAGCGGAGATGCTGAATTATATTTTGGATAATGTTATTCAGCCTCTTGTTGAGTCCATATGGTACAAGAAGCTGACGCTGTTCTCAGGGAGGGACATCCCGGGGCCTGGGGAGGAAACCTTTGATCCTTGGCTGGAGCACACTAATGAGGTTATAGAGGAGTGGCAGGTGTCTGATGGCGAAAAGAGGCGGCGGTTGATGGAGAGTCTTAGAGGCCCCGCCGCTGATGTCATCCGCATCCTCAAGACTAACAATCCTGCGATAACCACCACCGAGTGCTTGAAGGCGCTTGAGCAGGTGTTTGGGAGCGTCGAGAGCTCTAGGGATGCGCAGGTCAGATTTCTGAACACTTACCAGAACCCGGGAGAAAAGTTATCTGCTTATGTCATTCGTCTGGAGCCTCTGCTGCAGAAGGTGGTGGAGAAGGGGGCCATAGATAAAGATAACGTGAACCAGGCCCGTCTGGAGCAGGTCATTGCCGGGGCCAACCACAGTGGGGCCATCCGAAGGCAGCTGTGGCTGACCGGGGCTGCggaagggccggcccctaacctcTTTCAGTTGCTGGTGCAGATCCGCGAGGAGGAggccaaggaggaggaggaggaggctgaggccgCCCTCCTGCAGTTAGGCCTGGAGGGGCACTTCTGA